ATTTCCGTGTAGTCCGCGTCGATATGCCGGACCAGTTTGGCGTACTCCTGCAATGCGAAGAAATTGACCAGGAAAAACAGGAGGAAGAAGGATAGGGGTGTCCATAAAATGCCTCCCAGCATAATGGCCACGAAAAACAGGGCGGTGATGGTCCGCGTAATGAAAGTCTTCATGTGTTGAATTAAAGTGAAACCGGGTGTACCGACCCCGGCTTATTCCGTTGTTCCGGGTTCGGGACGGCTTTCGGCGATGAGCTGTTTGGCCTGTGCCTCGTTGGAATTGTGCACATATACTTCGTCCATACCCGGCAGCATGGTCACGAAGGAGGAGTCTTGCCGCGGAACGATCACTGCTTCAATGCCGTTTTCCACGAGCATGCCGCGGATGATTTCGGATTCGTAGGCGATGTTGCTCGCGTACACTTTTACCCAGTCTTTTTCCATAGTATCAGTTTTTTGCCTCGACCTCCGCCGTCCGCCAGTTATAGCCGTTTTGCCGGGCGCGTTGCGCGAGCCTCCAGATGAGGAGCCCCGTGATCACGGCGCTGAATATGGCAAGGTAGAACGGCACCGCTTCTTCGGCGGCGGGGTCTTTGCTGATGAGTTTGTTCTGGTAAAGATAAAACAATACCACCTGCATGCCGTTGTTCAGGAAATGCGCCGCGATGGCCATCCAGAGGTTCCCCGTTACGAGGAACACCGCGCCGATCACGAAGCCCAGCACCACACGGGGCAGGAAGGTTACAAATTGAAGGTGGATAGCGGAAAAGATGAGGGCGGTGATGATCACGGCCACCCAGCCGTTGCGCACTTGTTTGTGTATTACCCGTTGCAGGCATCCCCGGAAAAATACCTCCTCGGCGATAGCGGGCATGAGCGCCATGAGGAACAGGTTGCGGATCAGGGCCCAGCTGTTGGGCATCTGCAACAGGGCTTTGGTCTGCTTTTCCGCCATCTTCTCCATGTCGTGGAAAGATTGCGGCAGCCCCACCATTTTGTTCCAGTCGGCTGACGCTCCAACGAGTTGCAGGGAGCAAAGGAGCACGAGCAGCGACAAAATAAGCTGGAGGAAGGGAAGCCCTTTGTTCAGGCCCAGGTAATGCGCCGGGCGCTCCATCGCCAGGGCAAACAAAGCCCCCGGGAGCAGGAACACCGTGAACGTATACAAAAACTGCGATATACGAAGGGCCGCGGCTACAGAAGGGATCGCCATCACGGCGGGGTCCTGCGATTGCATCATCGTATAGCCTCCGCTGATAGCCGGGAACACCCCGGTCATGATAAGCCCGTATCCCATGAAGCATACCGACATCAGTCCCAATAAAATCGCCAGTTGCCCGAACGGGGAAGCTTTCCGTATAAAGTCCATCATACTTTCGCTGTGCTAAATTTGCGTAAATTTACAGGGCATTTGTCAGTTTTGACCGATAAAATTCTGACAGGCTGTTTTAATATGGTGAAAATTGGAGATATAGAACTGGGTGAATTTCCGCTTTTGCTGGCGCCCATGGAAGATGTTAGCGATCCGCCGTTCAGGGCGGTGTGCAAACGCGAAGGGGCCGACCTCATGTATTCGGAATTCATTTCCTCGGAAGGCCTCATCCGCGACGCCATTAAAAGCCGCATGAAACTCGACATTTTCGAGTTCGAGCGCCCCGTCGGCATCCAGATTTTCGGGGGCGACGAAGAGCCCATGGCCATGGCCGCCCAGATCGTGGAAGCCGCCAACCCTGACCTGCTCGACATCAATTTCGGCTGCCCCGTTAAAAAAGTCACCTGCAAAGGCGCCGGCGCCGGCATCCTCAAAGATATCCCCAAGATGGTCCGCCTCACGGAAGCCGTCGTAAAGGCCACAAAACTACCCGTTACCGTCAAAACCCGCCTCGGGTGGGACGACGACACCAAAAACATCGAAGAAGTCGCCGAAAGGCTCCAGGACGTCGGCATCAAAGCCCTCACCATCCACGGGCGCACCCGTACGCAGATGTACAAGGGGCATGCCGACTGGACGCTTATCGGTAAAGTCAAGCATAACCCCCGGATCCAGATCCCCATCTTCGGCAACGGCGACATCTGCACGCCCGAACAGGCGGTTGCCGCCAGGGAGAAATATGGGGTAGATGGGGTGATGATCGGCCGCGCGGCCATCGGTTACCCCTGGATATTCAACGAGATCAAACATTACATGCGCACCGGCCGCCACCTGCCGCCGCCTACCGTTGCCGAGCGGGTAGACGTCTGCAAGGAGCACCTCCGCCGCTCTATCCAATGGAAAGGTGAAGTAGTCGGCATCCTCGAAATGAGACGGCATTACACGAATTACCTGAAGGGCCTGCCCCATATCAAGGAATTCCGTTCACAATTAGTAACTTGCAATACAGCGGAAGGGATCGAAGCGGTCCTTGATGCCGTAGCATATCAGTACAAAGATCATATATTTGAGCGGACGATGGCCCCATTGGCTGGCATAGAAGCAACAGCAAACCTTCCGGAAAGAGAACTGACATGTGACGTTCCGGACTGACCCCAGAAATGAACCATATAAATTGCTTTCACAATGGCCACAATCAAAAATTTGAAAAATGAGGTCTGGAAAGACTTGCAGATTAAAAACAAATCTGCCCTGCGTAAACGCTACGCGGTTTCCAATATGGGAAGAGTAATGAGTTACCAGGAAAGCAAAGAAGAGGGCCGCCTTTTAAACGGGTCCACCGTGGAAGGCTACACTGTTCTCAACATCAAGCCTGCAGACACGTACCAGTCCCTCTACCTGCACCGCGAAGTGGCGCGCCTGTTCATTCCCAAAACCAGCCGCTCGCAGAAATACGTCATTCATCTCGACTACGATAAAAAGAATAATAAAATCAATAACCTCCGATGGGCCACCAAGGA
Above is a genomic segment from Chitinophaga pollutisoli containing:
- the dusB gene encoding tRNA dihydrouridine synthase DusB; translation: MVKIGDIELGEFPLLLAPMEDVSDPPFRAVCKREGADLMYSEFISSEGLIRDAIKSRMKLDIFEFERPVGIQIFGGDEEPMAMAAQIVEAANPDLLDINFGCPVKKVTCKGAGAGILKDIPKMVRLTEAVVKATKLPVTVKTRLGWDDDTKNIEEVAERLQDVGIKALTIHGRTRTQMYKGHADWTLIGKVKHNPRIQIPIFGNGDICTPEQAVAAREKYGVDGVMIGRAAIGYPWIFNEIKHYMRTGRHLPPPTVAERVDVCKEHLRRSIQWKGEVVGILEMRRHYTNYLKGLPHIKEFRSQLVTCNTAEGIEAVLDAVAYQYKDHIFERTMAPLAGIEATANLPERELTCDVPD
- a CDS encoding HNH endonuclease gives rise to the protein MATIKNLKNEVWKDLQIKNKSALRKRYAVSNMGRVMSYQESKEEGRLLNGSTVEGYTVLNIKPADTYQSLYLHREVARLFIPKTSRSQKYVIHLDYDKKNNKINNLRWATKEEMEQHQQNSPAKLAYKELQRHRTKGLKLNIAKVKSIKRLLHKPGRKTMKQIAEQFSISEMQLYRIKSGENWSHVTLD
- a CDS encoding putative signal transducing protein — encoded protein: MEKDWVKVYASNIAYESEIIRGMLVENGIEAVIVPRQDSSFVTMLPGMDEVYVHNSNEAQAKQLIAESRPEPGTTE
- a CDS encoding CPBP family intramembrane glutamic endopeptidase, with protein sequence MMDFIRKASPFGQLAILLGLMSVCFMGYGLIMTGVFPAISGGYTMMQSQDPAVMAIPSVAAALRISQFLYTFTVFLLPGALFALAMERPAHYLGLNKGLPFLQLILSLLVLLCSLQLVGASADWNKMVGLPQSFHDMEKMAEKQTKALLQMPNSWALIRNLFLMALMPAIAEEVFFRGCLQRVIHKQVRNGWVAVIITALIFSAIHLQFVTFLPRVVLGFVIGAVFLVTGNLWMAIAAHFLNNGMQVVLFYLYQNKLISKDPAAEEAVPFYLAIFSAVITGLLIWRLAQRARQNGYNWRTAEVEAKN